The Hippoglossus hippoglossus isolate fHipHip1 chromosome 4, fHipHip1.pri, whole genome shotgun sequence DNA window ATCAAACCTGTTTCTGTATGTTCTCCTGGGACATAAGGACACATCCCTGAGGAGCGACAGAAACACTGATTCCCTGGGATCCAGTCCAGACACTGTTTCTGTATCTGAGCATCGGACCAGTGAACCAGGGTTACATCAAACATGCAGTGTCTATCTgatggaaaacatttgtttcattcagTTACTGGGAAACattgtgataattattatatttatcatatgGTGCTGGAGGGCCGGAGATAACAGGTAACTACTACGGACAAACTGATGACCACTGCTTTTGTTCTTGATAACACTAATtggataaacaaaaacacaatcatcaaCAGGGGTGTTTGTTGCATGTGGACTGATCATTGTAGTGGGATATGAAAAACTAATGATggaattcatttttattttttttggtgaGCACTGGATGGAATTACATTATCGTCCATGTACAGAATCACatcatattaaatgttttaattacattatGAAGTAGACCATTGAAAACACATGGTAATCTAATTAAACCTGTCAattgaaatagaaataaagtgtAGTTTTGTTACAACATCTCTAAAGTGACAGTATAAGTGTAATCACACTTGTAAAACATATGGCAATGTCTAGGCTAGCAAAGACTAGTAAAGCATTGTAACATGTAAATCTGTGGCTCAACTCCTATTCAAGGAAAAAAACCTTTAGCATTACAAGATGCAGCATAATCTGCCAAAAATAGCAAGTGTTAAAGGCCCCGAGGTATTTTTAACTAATCAGATAATCCTTGTTAATGAAgtcatgatttgttttattcatatgtACATACATGAGAGAAAAATGCTTGTATCCGAGTAAGCTAAGCTTTCAAACACAAATTCGGTCATTCATGCTAACAATATTGACgtaatgttttcaaattgaGATGCAAAAAGTTAAAgattgtaaaatgtatttcaaacaGTTTACATCCTTACGAAACagcattttgaataaaaaatgtgaccAGCATATCACCACATTTCCCTTCCAATCGAAACATGTCATATATTATCAATAAGAACTAATAACTACATAAGAAGTTTGTGAGGTGTTTTTAATTCAGTGATCTAACATTACTGGGTCAACTCCGTACTCATAAACAGCTAATGCAACCAGCTTCAGGTTCTGTCAATATCCTCATTTTGTGTTACATATTGTGGATGtatatttgaaattaaaaaaataagaatcattcttgtttttatttgacacaaaaagagaaaataccacaaatcacaaaacagcATGATTTTATAATTctattgaaaaaatattttaaaaaatacaccTTAAATGTTTAGCAATTTTGTTAAATGTTAgaacagagaaatacaaaacatcCACTCTCCCCATGAATGcaggcaaataaaaaacaagagaacaCTCATTCATCATCACAGAGCTGTAGGATATAAAAAAGAGGTATCGGCGAGGATGAAACGATTCTACACATAATCAAATCTCTGGTTCGCCAGCCTTCCATCCACACTCTGAACCTTGTAGGAATCATTGTAGGCCGGACGGGGTCTAACGTCCGACTTGTACATGGTGTGTTGTGAAGCAGCTTTGTAGGTCATCCCATCGTACCTGAGGGATGTCAGAAAGTAATCCATTTCAAACAAAAGACAGGAAAGAGCGGAGATAAAGAGTCTAGTTAGAAGACCTTTTTTCGGCCCCTGCAGTGAATCATCATCTGTGTTACTAGGAGAGGAATACAAgtatctgtgtgtattgttttgcaagCAGCCTTGTAAGCATTTGCAGCTCCGCATTATATATatgcagaggggaaaaaaacatacagacacCGAAAGACTTAAATTTGCATTTTGCTGAGTATGTGCCTTTAAATGTTAAAGGAACCTAGATTTTTACTACCACATATAATGACAAAATCCATGGGTTTTATATGATGTTGTCCAGCTTTGTCAGATTTCTGTCCTTCAGTGCTGTCTTTTCTGCTTACTACACACTTCTGTTGGGACTATTGCTCTATTTAAGAGCTTCCGcctttatgttattttattatacagaagaggagttctgctGTCAAAAGTTTGCTGCATTTGCTACCAGTCCTTTTAAAGGTCATAAGAAGCCATAGATTGATTCTGTCTGTGACTGAACGTACCGTTGCTTCCCATCTGAAGACATTCCACGACAAGCCAGACACATCATGACGCCTCCAATGACCAATACAGCCCCACCGATCCATCCCACAAAAAGAGCCGGGCCAAACGTGTACCTGAGGGAAGATGATGATTATGGTAAAAACTTACTGAAAGCGATGTGGACATAAAACCTCCCAAAATAGACTCATTTGAATTGATGTTGACCTTGGAGTCAGAGATCCTGTGAGTCCACCaatacctcctcctcctccataaCCGCCGAGTCCACCATCAGCATACGTTGTGAACCGAAAACTCTGCACAATCAAGTTAGCAAAGGCTGAGACCCCGGCAATGCCACAGATGCCTAAAATTTGACCAAAAGATATAGGACGGAATTAGGACAAAAAATGTC harbors:
- the LOC117760205 gene encoding claudin-18-like → MAATLCQVMGFLLGLLGMAGLIAATGMDQWGTEDLFDNPVTAVYSYSGLWRSCVRQSSGFTECRPYFTILGLPALLQAVRALMIVGIVLGAIGCLIAIFSLKCLKMGNMEDNIKATMTLTAGIMILLAGICGIAGVSAFANLIVQSFRFTTYADGGLGGYGGGGGIGGLTGSLTPRYTFGPALFVGWIGGAVLVIGGVMMCLACRGMSSDGKQRYDGMTYKAASQHTMYKSDVRPRPAYNDSYKVQSVDGRLANQRFDYV